Below is a window of Nitrospira sp. DNA.
CCCCTGCCCGCTCGCAGGTTCGCATCCAGGTATGCTTGAAAGAATTCCCGTCTTTCCAGTGATGGAAGAAGCGTCCACCGATTCGTGGAGTCTTTCCGAACAACGCCTCGTACGCCAGACCATTCAGGGGAACCATTTTGGGCACCCCTTTGATTTTCGTCTGGCCGGGGGAGGGAACCACCCACCAGCCGTCTCCCCGCTGCATCAGCCACTCTTCATGGATCTCAATCAACTTGTTCTCCCGAAGACCGATCTGCAGCGCGGCCATCGCCAGCCGCCAGACGTTCGGTGAGGCGGCCTCACGGATTTTGAGCAGCTCCCAGCCTTCGACGATCCGCTCGCGCTTCACATACTCAGGCACCGGCAACCGTTTGAGCCGATTCTTATCCAGATGGTCCATATCAACGGCTAAATTCAGCACGGCCATCAGGGCCGCGCACTCTCGCTCAATCGTCCCTGGAGCCACATGTCGTTTCTTATCCTCTGGACCAATCAAGACAGAGCGACGCTTATCCAGATACGCCAATCCATCTTCAAGGCGGATATCTGAGAGCTTCTTGTCGCCAAAATGCGGAATGAGATGGTGCGTGAGAACGGTGTGATTCCGCCCATCGTTCTTCGGCCGCTTGGCTTTGAGATATTGCAGGTAGAGGGGGACAAACTCGGCAAACGTCATCGTTGCAGGCTGCCCAGCAAGAGGGATTGGCGCTTTCTTTGTTTCCGGCTCCAATGAATTCGCATGAATCGCAGTCATGATTTCGAGCGCAGTCTCTCGTTCACGATCGAGCGTCAGGTTATACCCAAGGACCGGTCGATACCGTTTTCCACGATACCAATAGGTCAGAATCGATCGTGTTCCCTTGGGAGTATTGATGCGCTGAATATTCATCGCAGACCTTTATGACGAGGTAACACAAACAAAGGGTTTCGATGGTAGACCTTGCCAGGTCTGCCGTCAACGGGCTTCGGCAGTACTCCTTGCTCATCAAGGTCTTTCACCGCACCGCCCTCACATAAGCTTCTGACCCAACTTTCAAGATCCTCTTTGACAAACATGACACGATGCCCATAGCGAACCCGAGGGATATCGACACGCTGATAGAGGGTCCGTTTTGTAAGCCTCAAAAACTTCGCTGCCTCAAAAATTGTTAAGAGTGTCATGGGTTCTCCTGCTTAGATCTCGTCCATTCAACAGACGTGCTTCTCAATCCCACTATTCTTGGAGTACTCTTGGGACACCACCTCTCGCGAGTGGCACTTATGCGAGGGTTCAGAATTTATGACCATACCGAAAAAGTAGGGGGAAGCCAGTTGACAGCGCTCCATAAGCCATGTAACATTTTGTTACATGCAGCCTCATGAACTCAAACAGGTGCGGACCTCCCTCGGGTTGACCCAAGACACCCTTGCGCAAACCCTCAAAGTGACGCGGCAGACTATCAATCGGTACGAGCAGAAGATCGTGCCGATCCCCACCACCGTGGAATTGGCTCTGATGCAACTCAGCTCCTCCCAGATTCCGCTGGCTGGGGTTGTCGCGGCAGGGGCGCCCATTGAACCGATTCCTCAGATGGAACGCGTCGAGGTGCCGAAAAGTATGGTCGGTCGTGGAGAGACCTTCGCCCTTCGGGTCAAAGGCACGTCCATGCAGAATGAAGGCATCTTCCCGGGTGACATTGTCGTGGTGCAGAAACAAGCCACTGCCCGCAATGGGCAGACCGTGATCGCCTTGGTGAATGGCGAGGCGACAATCAAGACGTATTACCGCAAGGCCGGTATGGTGGAACTACATCCCGCCAATGACGCCATGCAGCCGATCATCATCAAGCCATCGGACAGCTTCCAGATCGAAGGGATTGCTGTCGGCGTCATCCGTCATCTCCGAAAGTGATGCCTCGGCTGCTGGCACCATGGAGCGCCAGATTGTCTGCTTTGGGATTCCTGCCTTCGAAGTCGCCCTCGCGCGGCTGCATGATCGCAGTCTCTCGACGCGACCACTCGCGATCGCTCCATTAAATACCTCGCGTGCGCTTCTGCGTGAAGTCTCATCCGAAGCTGAACAAGCAGGCCTTACAATCGGCATGTCCGTCGAGCAAGCCCGACGGGTTTGCCCATC
It encodes the following:
- a CDS encoding helix-turn-helix domain-containing protein translates to MTLLTIFEAAKFLRLTKRTLYQRVDIPRVRYGHRVMFVKEDLESWVRSLCEGGAVKDLDEQGVLPKPVDGRPGKVYHRNPLFVLPRHKGLR
- the lexA gene encoding transcriptional repressor LexA, with translation MQPHELKQVRTSLGLTQDTLAQTLKVTRQTINRYEQKIVPIPTTVELALMQLSSSQIPLAGVVAAGAPIEPIPQMERVEVPKSMVGRGETFALRVKGTSMQNEGIFPGDIVVVQKQATARNGQTVIALVNGEATIKTYYRKAGMVELHPANDAMQPIIIKPSDSFQIEGIAVGVIRHLRK